Proteins from a genomic interval of Capsicum annuum cultivar UCD-10X-F1 chromosome 4, UCD10Xv1.1, whole genome shotgun sequence:
- the LOC107868276 gene encoding 2-methylpropanoate--CoA ligase CCL4, which produces MATLKPTSPTQNLSLHSFNLSYPLGYQLTKSRTPFEVHKLKKCSIRSALVVNPISPSEILRENGSATLKNFKGLANSCPFSPLDFLERASIVYGNCTSIVYNETCYTWSQTYTRCRKLASSISTLGIVKGDVVSVLAPNVPAMYELQFAVPMSGAILNNVNFRLDPRTLSILLRHSESKLVFVDYQASALVLEAISMFPPNLQRPKLILIEDDSCCNTPSTISKNEYFHDSYENVVESGDPFFKWLAPKSEWEPMTLNYTSGTTYAPKGVLHSHRSAFMMSVMGLIDWCMPNQPVYLWTLPIFHANGWGFCWAMAAVGGTNVCLRRSHDAATIYEAIHRHKVTHMCGAPVVLNMLSTYPKRKPLDSLVYLLTAGAPPPAAVLDRTESLGFIISHGYGLTETGGPAVTCAWKQEWNELNNSERASLKSRQGVRMVGFTEVDVVDPDTGISIERNGIDTGEIVLRGGSVMLGYLKDPEGTSKCMKNGWFYTGDVGVMHSDGYLEVKDRLKDVIICGGENISSVEVESILYKHPAVNEAAVVARPDSYWGETPCAFVSLKIDAQMNVSEKELRDFCKENLPLYMVPRTVVIEEELPKTATGKIQKYLLREKAKSLMHESRLVESVKAH; this is translated from the exons ATGGCTACTTTAAAACCAACTAGCCCTACACAAAATCTATCTCTTCATTCTTTCAACTTATCATACCCTTTAGGTTATCAACTCACTAAATCAAGAACCCCTTTTGAAGTACACAAACTAAAGAAGTGTAGTATACGATCTGCGCTGGTGGTGAATCCTATCAGTCCTTCGGAAATTTTAAGAGAAAACGGGAGCGCGACCCTGAAAAATTTCAAGGGGCTTGCGAATTCGTGCCCGTTTTCGCCTTTAGACTTTTTGGAAAGGGCATCAATTGTTTATGGAAATTGTACATCAATTGTATACAATGAGACGTGTTACACTTGGTCACAAACTTACACTAGGTGTAGAAAATTGGCTTCTTCAATTTCAACCCTAGGGATCGTCAAAGGCGATGTCGTATCCGTCTTAGCTCCCAATGTTCCGGCCATGTACGAGCTCCAGTTCGCCGTGCCAATGTCCGGGGCGATCCTAAACAACGTAAATTTCCGCCTCGATCCGCGTACCCTATCGATTTTGCTACGACATAGCGAATCGAAGCTTGTATTTGTGGACTACCAAGCAAGTGCATTAGTCCTCGAGGCAATATCTATGTTTCCACCTAATCTACAACGTCCGAAATTAATCCTCATCGAAGACGACAGTTGCTGTAACACGCCTTCTACGATTTCGAAAAATGAGTACTTTCATGATAGTTACGAGAACGTTGTTGAAAGTGGTGATCCATTTTTCAAATGGCTCGCTCCTAAGAGCGAGTGGGAGCCCATGACACTAAACTACACTTCTGGAACTACTTATGCACCGAAAGGCGTGCTACATAGTCACAGAAGCGCGTTTATGATGAGTGTCATGGGCTTAATTGATTGGTGTATGCCAAATCAACCAGTGTATTTGTGGACATTGCCTATTTTTCATGCCAATGGTTGGGGATTTTGTTGGGCTATGGCTGCTGTTGGTGGAACCAATGTGTGTCTACGTAGGAGTCATGATGCTGCTACAATATATGAAGCTATTCACAGACACAAG GTAACTCACATGTGTGGTGCGCCAGTAGTACTCAACATGTTATCAACCTATCCAAAAAGGAAACCCCTTGACTCTCTAGTCTACCTCCTAACGGCCGGAGCACCACCCCCGGCCGCAGTCCTCGATAGGACTGAATCATTAGGGTTTATTATAAGTCATGGTTACGGCTTAACGGAGACCGGAGGACCAGCGGTGACGTGTGCATGGAAACAAGAATGGAATGAATTGAACAATTCAGAAAGAGCATCACTTAAATCAAGGCAAGGTGTGAGGATGGTAGGGTTTACTGAAGTTGATGTTGTGGATCCTGATACTGGTATTAGCATTGAGAGGAATGGAATTGATACTGGAGAAATTGTTTTGAGAGGAG GTAGTGTGATGTTAGGGTACCTAAAAGACCCTGAAGGAACATCAAAATGCATGAAAAATGGATGGTTTTACACAGGAGATGTTGGAGTAATGCATTCAGATGGATACTTAGAAGTAAAAGATAGATTAAAAGATGTTATAATTTGTGGTGGTGAGAACATAAGTAGCGTGGAAGTTGAATCAATTTTGTACAAACACCCCGCGGTGAATGAGGCTGCTGTTGTGGCACGTCCTGACAGTTACTGGGGCGAGACCCCTTGCGCGTTTGTCAGCTTGAAAATCGATGCACAAATGAATGTATCGGAGAAGGAATTGCGCGATTTTTGCAAAGAGAATTTGCCACTTTATATGGTACCAAGAACTGTTGTTATTGAAGAAGAGCTTCCAAAGACTGCTACTGGGAAAATACAAAAGTATTTGTTAAGGGAAAAGGCTAAGTCACTTATGCATGAATCCAGATTAGTCGAGTCAGTGAAGGCTCATTAA